In Candidatus Bathyarchaeia archaeon, the following are encoded in one genomic region:
- a CDS encoding thiolase domain-containing protein (Catalyzes the synthesis of acetoacetyl coenzyme A from two molecules of acetyl coenzyme A. It can also act as a thiolase, catalyzing the reverse reaction and generating two-carbon units from the four-carbon product of fatty acid oxidation): MTKKVGIVAGSISRFDNPRHTLQEEMCAEAVKMILDDVPNLQLGDFIRKGYACCYSYFSDILEQQQCMHWIIHDYLGLSGVPAYRVESGGATPIDAIVNAALWIRSGMFPVVLVVGWEKMNELPIQKVNEAIAIAGDTDWDFVSGFTYNAFYATLETRRMHVYGETEEDLAEVAVLCHNNSLDNPYAQWPAQHGFSKITVEDVYKSRLISWPYRLYECAMTSEGASALLLANEEMTKKLTDNPVWITGVGFGTDTMRPGDRPDNPAWKGLYPEDEKIWPKEIPRPLSPYPDLTNFGSLRVAARMAYKDAGIKNPRKEISLVEIFDPYAGVVLAGLEDFDFCKRGEGKKLLREGVIAPHGELPCQLSGALTAQGHAVGSTSIAQVVDVYWQLSNQIGKKWGAPGRQLSNPKRGFIHGHGGTGCQAGAVVLEV, encoded by the coding sequence ACAACTTGGAGATTTCATAAGAAAAGGCTATGCATGCTGCTACTCCTACTTCAGCGACATCCTAGAACAACAACAATGCATGCACTGGATAATCCACGATTACTTAGGCTTAAGCGGTGTGCCCGCCTATCGAGTTGAATCTGGCGGAGCTACCCCAATCGACGCAATAGTAAACGCAGCATTATGGATACGTTCAGGCATGTTTCCAGTTGTTCTCGTGGTAGGATGGGAAAAAATGAATGAACTGCCAATACAGAAAGTCAACGAAGCCATAGCCATCGCAGGCGACACAGACTGGGACTTCGTTTCAGGCTTCACCTATAACGCTTTCTACGCCACACTTGAAACCCGCCGAATGCACGTTTACGGCGAAACAGAAGAAGACTTAGCAGAAGTCGCAGTTCTATGCCACAACAATTCGCTTGACAACCCCTATGCACAATGGCCCGCCCAACATGGCTTCAGCAAAATCACGGTGGAAGACGTCTACAAATCACGCTTAATCTCTTGGCCATATAGGCTCTATGAATGTGCAATGACAAGCGAAGGCGCATCAGCTTTGCTTTTAGCGAACGAAGAGATGACCAAGAAATTGACGGACAATCCGGTTTGGATTACTGGCGTAGGCTTTGGAACAGACACTATGAGACCTGGAGACCGCCCAGACAATCCAGCATGGAAAGGCTTGTATCCAGAAGACGAAAAAATATGGCCTAAAGAAATTCCACGCCCTCTGTCACCTTACCCAGATCTAACCAACTTTGGTTCACTTCGCGTAGCCGCAAGAATGGCTTATAAGGATGCTGGCATCAAGAATCCAAGAAAAGAAATAAGTTTGGTCGAAATCTTTGACCCATACGCAGGCGTGGTTTTAGCTGGACTAGAGGATTTTGACTTCTGTAAGAGAGGCGAAGGAAAGAAATTACTTCGAGAAGGAGTGATCGCTCCGCACGGTGAACTTCCATGCCAACTCAGCGGTGCTCTGACAGCTCAAGGACATGCAGTTGGTTCAACATCAATCGCCCAAGTTGTTGATGTGTATTGGCAACTTAGCAACCAGATAGGCAAAAAATGGGGTGCTCCAGGCAGACAACTGAGCAACCCGAAGAGAGGCTTCATACATGGACACGGCGGCACAGGATGTCAAGCTGGCGCCGTGGTTTTGGAGGTGTAG
- a CDS encoding Zn-ribbon domain-containing OB-fold protein, translating to MKQPGPEKLIKEKKIDEEWWTEWERKGGWRPEGWKIIEMNDGPTLNDLKPERFLIVHRPHGSVFHHSYGKVSKFFMGLLEGKLYGTKCPKCGLVYCPPRAHCYNPKCRLQETEWIELPKRGEVFSYTVMAIAWPSMAHLQPLVGAMVRIEGTNTCLPMTMRDIDPEKVNIGLKVNIHIEKQPKGDLLDVYATPAEEPKPPKRTPEELKRFREDMEKTRAWVRKTFGPK from the coding sequence ATGAAACAGCCTGGTCCAGAAAAGCTAATCAAAGAAAAGAAAATCGACGAAGAATGGTGGACGGAATGGGAACGTAAAGGTGGCTGGAGACCTGAAGGGTGGAAAATAATCGAAATGAACGATGGCCCTACATTGAATGACCTAAAACCTGAGCGATTTCTAATTGTGCATAGACCTCATGGTAGCGTGTTTCATCACAGCTATGGCAAGGTTTCAAAATTCTTTATGGGGCTTTTAGAAGGGAAACTCTACGGAACAAAATGCCCAAAATGCGGACTAGTTTATTGTCCCCCACGTGCGCATTGCTATAATCCCAAATGTAGACTTCAAGAGACAGAGTGGATTGAGCTTCCAAAAAGAGGCGAAGTGTTTTCATACACTGTCATGGCGATTGCGTGGCCTTCCATGGCTCACCTACAGCCGCTGGTCGGTGCAATGGTACGCATAGAAGGAACAAACACCTGCTTGCCTATGACCATGAGAGACATTGACCCAGAGAAAGTGAACATTGGCTTAAAAGTGAACATACACATCGAGAAGCAACCAAAAGGCGACCTCTTAGACGTTTACGCTACACCCGCAGAAGAACCAAAACCGCCAAAACGAACGCCTGAAGAGCTAAAACGCTTCAGAGAAGACATGGAAAAAACGCGGGCTTGGGTTAGGAAAACATTCGGACCCAAGTAA
- a CDS encoding thiolase domain-containing protein: MKGKPLVSIVSAGLSKFGKLEGLYAREIFAEAAKEAFDRCPNLNPKKDIQALFVGHMGESYEHQGHTGATMADWAGLLHVPATRTEAACASSGAALRAAVYAVLSGLADVVMVGGVEKMTHRSTAEVTEYLAMASDYPFEQWHGITFPGLYALMATAHMHKYGTTEKQLAAVAVKNHYHGSLNPKAHMQKEITLENALSSRVIAWPLKLYDCSLITDGASCLILTKPELAKKYTDTPVHIIGSGQASDTIGLYERESFTSLTAARLAAKKAYEMADVKPENIDVAEVHDCFTIAEIIAYEDLGFCKPGEGGHLTEKGETKLGGRIPVNTSGGLKAKGHPVGATGTGQAYEIFLQLTGQADKRQVKNAEIGLTHNVGGSGATATVHIYRRG; the protein is encoded by the coding sequence TTGAAGGGAAAACCTCTTGTCTCAATTGTTTCTGCTGGTTTATCAAAATTTGGAAAACTAGAAGGCTTATACGCAAGGGAAATTTTTGCAGAAGCCGCCAAGGAAGCGTTTGACCGCTGCCCAAACCTAAACCCGAAGAAAGACATTCAAGCCTTGTTTGTTGGACACATGGGCGAATCCTACGAGCACCAGGGGCATACTGGCGCAACAATGGCTGATTGGGCTGGGTTGCTGCATGTTCCAGCCACGAGAACAGAAGCTGCGTGTGCTTCTTCAGGAGCCGCCTTGAGAGCCGCAGTTTACGCTGTGCTTTCAGGCTTAGCTGATGTTGTGATGGTTGGCGGTGTTGAAAAGATGACGCATAGAAGCACGGCTGAAGTTACGGAATATTTAGCCATGGCTTCAGATTATCCTTTCGAACAGTGGCATGGCATAACCTTTCCAGGATTATATGCGCTTATGGCGACGGCACATATGCACAAATATGGCACAACAGAAAAGCAGTTGGCAGCTGTTGCGGTGAAAAATCATTATCATGGCAGCCTAAACCCTAAAGCGCACATGCAGAAGGAGATAACGCTTGAAAATGCCTTGTCTTCACGTGTCATTGCTTGGCCTCTCAAACTTTATGATTGTTCGCTTATTACTGATGGAGCAAGCTGCTTAATCTTGACAAAGCCAGAATTAGCCAAAAAATACACTGACACACCAGTGCACATAATAGGCAGTGGACAAGCAAGCGACACCATCGGCTTGTATGAACGGGAAAGTTTCACTTCGCTTACGGCAGCGCGGTTAGCCGCTAAAAAAGCGTATGAAATGGCTGATGTTAAACCCGAGAACATTGACGTGGCAGAAGTTCACGATTGCTTCACAATAGCTGAAATAATTGCTTATGAAGACCTGGGATTCTGCAAACCAGGCGAAGGTGGACACTTAACGGAAAAAGGAGAAACAAAACTCGGAGGAAGAATACCAGTCAACACTAGCGGAGGATTAAAAGCTAAGGGACATCCAGTAGGCGCGACTGGAACTGGACAAGCATACGAAATATTCTTGCAGCTTACAGGACAAGCGGACAAGAGACAAGTGAAAAACGCGGAAATAGGCTTAACACATAATGTTGGAGGCTCAGGAGCGACTGCCACAGTTCATATTTACAGGAGGGGATAA
- a CDS encoding Zn-ribbon domain-containing OB-fold protein, whose translation MAEQTQAFTIEQFYKHLLQGKLMGAKCKKCGKVHLPPRPLCDSCFSKDFEWIELSPKGKLLTYTVIHVAPSQFQGMAPYAVGIVQLESGVKIPGMIRASPEHIKIGMQLTMDFGTCAATQQWPQWPRYFFKPV comes from the coding sequence ATGGCGGAGCAAACTCAAGCCTTCACGATAGAGCAGTTTTACAAGCACTTACTTCAGGGAAAACTTATGGGCGCAAAATGTAAAAAATGCGGAAAAGTGCACCTTCCACCGAGACCATTATGTGACAGTTGCTTCTCAAAAGATTTCGAGTGGATTGAACTTTCACCTAAAGGAAAACTGCTAACCTACACGGTTATTCACGTGGCGCCTTCACAATTTCAGGGAATGGCTCCGTACGCTGTTGGTATAGTGCAGCTTGAAAGTGGTGTGAAAATTCCAGGAATGATAAGAGCTTCTCCAGAACACATAAAGATAGGAATGCAGCTTACGATGGATTTTGGAACATGCGCAGCGACTCAGCAATGGCCACAGTGGCCTAGATACTTCTTCAAACCAGTTTAG
- a CDS encoding methyltransferase domain-containing protein, which yields MEEYYRRRAEEYEEIYHRDDPARREELQILANALKKTLKDRKVLEIACGTGYWTQILSKTARSIVAIDVAQEMLEIAKRKLYECPVHFCKEDAYTLAFKKGAFNGGLANFWFSHIPKSKIDCFMQGFHRILQSRSKMFIADNVYVSGVGGTLVIRKGEEDTYKLRKLKNGSEHLVLKNYFSREELVEIFSKYDRGFDIENVFYGKCFWYVTYTVQ from the coding sequence ATGGAAGAATATTACAGAAGACGCGCAGAGGAATATGAAGAAATTTATCATCGAGATGACCCGGCTCGTCGAGAAGAACTGCAAATTTTGGCAAACGCGTTAAAGAAAACATTGAAGGATAGAAAGGTTCTTGAGATAGCGTGTGGAACTGGGTATTGGACGCAGATTCTGTCAAAGACCGCACGTAGCATAGTAGCGATAGATGTTGCACAAGAGATGCTTGAAATTGCAAAAAGGAAACTTTATGAATGCCCCGTTCATTTCTGCAAGGAAGACGCGTATACCTTAGCCTTTAAAAAAGGCGCGTTTAATGGAGGACTAGCGAATTTCTGGTTTTCGCATATTCCAAAAAGCAAAATTGACTGTTTCATGCAAGGGTTTCATCGAATTTTGCAAAGCCGCTCTAAAATGTTCATTGCAGACAATGTTTACGTTTCGGGTGTTGGAGGAACATTAGTGATTAGGAAGGGAGAAGAGGACACGTATAAATTGAGGAAACTAAAGAATGGAAGTGAACATTTGGTTCTTAAAAATTATTTTTCCAGAGAGGAACTTGTGGAGATTTTCAGTAAATATGACCGCGGATTTGATATAGAAAACGTTTTTTATGGCAAATGCTTCTGGTATGTGACTTACACGGTGCAATAG
- a CDS encoding HAD family hydrolase, which translates to MIKAVIFDLDGTLASFNVDYRVVRAEVRSFLVNKGLPASVLSINESIFEMLKKAEIFLKNNNKPEKVFTEIRKKALEIAEKYELEAAKTTSLLSGVLETLKSLKKMGLKLGVCTINSKKSTDYILKRFKIAEFFDAITPRDNVKYVKPNVEHLEATLKALEANPEETMVVGDGVSDMKCAKEVKAIAVGLPTGVSSPKELISSGANYFVTSITDLPTLIEYINKTPET; encoded by the coding sequence ATGATTAAGGCTGTGATCTTTGATCTTGACGGAACGCTTGCAAGCTTCAATGTAGATTATCGCGTCGTAAGAGCAGAAGTTAGAAGTTTCCTCGTAAATAAAGGCTTGCCAGCTTCAGTTTTATCCATAAACGAAAGCATTTTTGAAATGTTGAAAAAAGCTGAAATTTTCCTCAAAAACAACAATAAACCAGAAAAAGTGTTTACAGAAATTCGAAAGAAAGCTTTGGAGATAGCTGAAAAATACGAGTTGGAAGCGGCGAAAACTACGAGTTTGCTTTCAGGCGTTTTGGAAACTTTAAAGAGTCTGAAGAAAATGGGGTTGAAGTTGGGCGTGTGTACAATAAACAGTAAGAAATCAACCGACTACATTTTGAAAAGATTTAAAATAGCGGAGTTTTTTGATGCGATAACTCCACGCGACAACGTGAAATACGTTAAGCCAAACGTTGAGCATTTAGAAGCCACCTTAAAGGCGTTGGAGGCTAATCCTGAAGAAACTATGGTTGTTGGAGACGGCGTCAGCGACATGAAGTGTGCAAAAGAAGTGAAGGCAATTGCTGTGGGGTTGCCTACAGGCGTTTCTTCTCCTAAAGAACTAATCAGTTCTGGCGCAAACTATTTTGTTACGTCGATTACGGATTTGCCAACGCTTATAGAATACATCAACAAAACTCCAGAAACATAA
- a CDS encoding sulfite exporter TauE/SafE family protein has translation MLNNSNVSIKKVTAALFFGFFMGAVAGLIGVGGGEFRIPILFYILGLPVVTAIAVNLLIGLLTVLVSFLRRIQLNPLNGHAINVGLAMSIGSIGGAYLGALLTNKIPEKPLKKILAVFLIVIGLKIGLEPFIHIPFSPFTFTLDMWQETALAILIGIIIGVISGTLGVAGGEFRIPALIYLFTFDIVIAGTTSLLVSIPTVAMGFVKHHQMGHTNRGATIIAILMGVGSVFGALIGASYANVIEQDILKVLLGMILILATVRMITKP, from the coding sequence ATCCTTAACAATTCAAATGTATCCATAAAAAAGGTAACAGCGGCATTATTCTTTGGTTTTTTCATGGGGGCAGTAGCGGGCTTAATTGGTGTGGGTGGAGGAGAATTCCGCATTCCCATACTATTTTACATACTTGGGCTTCCCGTCGTAACGGCAATCGCAGTCAATCTTCTTATTGGACTGTTAACAGTGTTAGTTTCATTTTTGAGAAGAATCCAATTGAACCCCCTCAACGGACATGCAATCAACGTCGGCTTAGCCATGTCAATAGGCTCAATCGGAGGCGCCTATTTAGGAGCGTTATTAACTAACAAAATTCCTGAAAAACCATTAAAAAAGATATTAGCTGTTTTCTTGATCGTCATCGGATTAAAAATTGGACTTGAGCCCTTCATTCACATTCCCTTTTCGCCATTCACATTCACACTGGATATGTGGCAAGAAACAGCGTTGGCTATTCTAATAGGCATCATTATAGGAGTTATTTCTGGAACGTTAGGAGTTGCCGGCGGAGAATTTCGTATTCCAGCGTTAATCTACCTTTTCACTTTCGACATCGTTATCGCTGGAACAACGAGCCTTCTGGTTTCCATACCCACCGTTGCCATGGGCTTTGTTAAACATCATCAGATGGGCCACACAAACCGCGGAGCCACAATAATTGCAATATTAATGGGTGTGGGGTCGGTTTTTGGTGCGTTGATAGGCGCGTCTTATGCGAATGTCATAGAACAGGACATCCTCAAAGTGTTGTTGGGCATGATTCTCATCTTGGCAACTGTGCGAATGATTACAAAGCCTTAG
- a CDS encoding LysR family transcriptional regulator produces MSTQKTLKLSCKIWIEYKGKPVLGKGGAEILEQIEEEQSISKAARKLGMSYRYVWSYLQKMEKILGEPIIQTYRGGKSGGGGARLTKLGKTLLNEYKRAEQHFEKVIEEEKQLKL; encoded by the coding sequence ATGTCCACCCAAAAAACGCTCAAGCTTTCATGCAAAATATGGATAGAATACAAAGGAAAACCCGTTCTAGGCAAAGGCGGAGCCGAAATTTTAGAGCAGATAGAAGAGGAACAGTCTATTTCAAAAGCCGCAAGAAAACTTGGCATGTCCTATCGTTACGTGTGGAGCTACTTGCAAAAAATGGAAAAAATCCTCGGCGAACCAATAATACAAACATACAGAGGCGGCAAATCCGGAGGCGGAGGCGCAAGGCTAACGAAACTTGGCAAAACTTTGTTAAATGAGTATAAGCGTGCAGAGCAGCACTTTGAGAAGGTTATCGAAGAAGAAAAACAACTAAAATTATGA
- a CDS encoding DNA-directed RNA polymerase subunit H, giving the protein MPKTFPVFDLFEHKLVPKHEIITEEEKKQLLAQYKVEPYQLPQIKASDPAVKAIGAKPGDILRIIRKSATAGEHIAYRYVVE; this is encoded by the coding sequence CTGCCCAAAACCTTCCCAGTTTTCGACCTCTTTGAGCATAAGCTTGTTCCAAAACATGAAATCATAACAGAAGAGGAAAAGAAACAGCTACTCGCGCAGTATAAGGTTGAACCTTACCAGTTACCCCAGATTAAGGCTTCAGACCCTGCTGTCAAAGCGATAGGCGCTAAACCCGGCGATATACTGCGAATAATTAGGAAAAGCGCAACCGCAGGCGAGCACATAGCCTACCGCTACGTAGTAGAATAG
- a CDS encoding HAD family hydrolase, whose protein sequence is MKDTVLFDLGNTLAYYFERREFPEILKQAITEVQTYLRKKCLLHVASDVMWSRVEEENYEASDYRVRPLEERLIRIFQITELVGSNEVVKDMCCCFMKPIFARSHLYEDTVPTLKELRAEGYKIAIVSNTTWGSPAFLWREEIERLGLSKYADVAAFCRDVGWRKPAKQIFEYTLEKLQALPQDCVFVGDDPRWDMVGPRNVGITPIIIDRKRIVQHVEEAYCISSLYELPSKLKGL, encoded by the coding sequence GTGAAAGATACTGTGCTGTTTGACCTTGGCAACACTCTAGCTTACTATTTTGAGAGGCGCGAGTTTCCAGAGATTCTCAAACAAGCCATCACTGAAGTGCAGACGTATCTTCGCAAAAAGTGTCTTCTCCACGTTGCTTCTGATGTCATGTGGAGCAGAGTGGAAGAAGAAAATTATGAAGCTAGCGATTATCGCGTTAGACCTTTAGAAGAGCGTCTCATCCGAATTTTTCAGATAACTGAGTTAGTAGGGTCAAATGAAGTTGTTAAGGACATGTGTTGCTGTTTCATGAAGCCAATTTTTGCCAGAAGCCACCTTTACGAGGACACAGTACCAACTCTTAAGGAACTGAGGGCTGAAGGCTACAAGATTGCTATTGTTTCCAACACAACATGGGGAAGCCCAGCTTTTCTTTGGCGTGAAGAAATAGAACGGTTAGGCTTAAGCAAATATGCGGATGTCGCTGCTTTCTGCAGAGATGTGGGATGGCGAAAACCAGCAAAACAAATTTTTGAATACACGCTAGAAAAATTGCAAGCGTTACCGCAGGACTGCGTTTTCGTTGGCGACGACCCAAGATGGGACATGGTGGGACCGCGCAATGTTGGAATAACGCCGATAATTATAGACCGCAAAAGAATAGTACAGCATGTAGAGGAAGCATATTGCATCAGTAGTCTTTACGAACTGCCTAGTAAATTGAAGGGTCTCTAA
- a CDS encoding anaerobic ribonucleoside-triphosphate reductase activating protein, translated as MKFSGIQKTSLIDFPNRISSVLFTPGCNLRCPFCYNWRIVVDPKPPFLQEEAALKILESRKKFVDAVVVTGGEPTMHKEMPRFLKKLKAKGFSVKLDTNGFYPKVLEECLPHVDYVALDVKTSLEKYPRLGAKDFSPLLQTIEILKTGKVEYEFRTTVVPSFVDSEDLHKIAELAKGAKTFAFQQFIPEDTLDKSFQAVKPYPPEHITKFADAIKGYVGNVILRI; from the coding sequence ATGAAATTCAGCGGCATACAAAAAACAAGCCTCATAGACTTTCCAAACAGAATATCCTCCGTATTATTCACGCCAGGCTGCAATTTACGTTGTCCTTTTTGTTACAACTGGCGAATAGTCGTAGACCCTAAACCTCCATTTTTGCAAGAAGAAGCTGCCCTTAAGATTTTGGAGAGCCGCAAGAAATTTGTGGATGCTGTTGTAGTGACTGGCGGCGAGCCAACAATGCATAAGGAAATGCCACGTTTCCTGAAGAAACTTAAAGCGAAGGGTTTCTCGGTTAAGCTTGACACTAACGGGTTTTATCCGAAAGTGCTGGAAGAATGCTTGCCGCATGTGGATTATGTGGCGTTGGATGTGAAAACTTCTCTAGAAAAGTATCCCCGTCTAGGCGCTAAGGATTTCTCGCCGTTGCTGCAAACTATTGAGATTCTGAAAACTGGAAAAGTAGAATATGAATTCAGAACAACTGTGGTTCCAAGCTTCGTTGATTCTGAAGACTTACACAAAATAGCTGAACTTGCGAAAGGTGCAAAAACCTTTGCTTTTCAACAGTTTATTCCAGAAGACACCTTGGACAAGAGCTTCCAAGCTGTTAAGCCTTACCCGCCAGAACACATCACCAAATTCGCTGATGCCATAAAGGGATATGTTGGAAACGTAATACTACGCATTTAA
- a CDS encoding ribonucleoside triphosphate reductase, with product MKFVRKRDGRLEPFDQERITNAIWKAAKAVGGKDREKAKQLSDKVVAELRKRFGDEGVPTVEEIQDIVEKTLIEDGHARTAKAYILYRKQHQDLRELAALLSSADLVDQYLDIEDWRVKENSNMSYSLQGLNNYLSSTIIAKYWITRIYPPNIAEAHFNGDIHIHNLGVLGPYCVGWDIKDLLLSGFGGVPGKIESKPAKHFRTALGQIVNFFYTLQGEAAGAQAFSNFDTYLVPFIRYDGLSQRDVEQALQEFFFNMNVPTRVGFQTPFTNVTLDLKIPDFMKDEQVIMGGNVADETYGDMQKEMDIFNSAYAEIMGQGDAKNRVFTFPIPTYNVTKDFDWDSPITQKIFEVTAKYGVPYFSNFINTDMKPEDVRSMCCRLRIDNRELYKRGGGLFGANPLTGSIGVVTLNLPRIGYLAKDEDEFFERLDALMEIAKTSLEIKRKGLENFTENGLYPYSRRYLRNVKETYGKYWKNHFSTIGLIGLNEAVLNLLGCNIVSPEGLGFAVKVLNFMRERLVEYQEETGNIYNLEATPAEGTSYRLARLDKKRYPDIIVANEKYLAKGAEPFYTNSSQLPVDYEGDLFEALEHQEQLQTLYTGGTVFHIYLGERLYSWKAAAELIRKVTWNSRLPYFTLTPTFSICPTHGYINGEHKQCPTCGANCEVYSRVVGYLRPVDQWNDGKQAEFAIRKTFDKSAVMPAIATVPA from the coding sequence GTGAAGTTTGTAAGAAAACGTGACGGAAGATTAGAACCCTTCGACCAAGAACGCATAACAAATGCCATTTGGAAAGCCGCAAAGGCTGTCGGCGGAAAAGACCGCGAAAAAGCCAAACAGTTAAGCGACAAAGTTGTTGCTGAACTGCGTAAACGTTTTGGAGACGAAGGCGTTCCAACAGTCGAAGAGATTCAAGACATAGTTGAGAAAACATTAATCGAAGATGGACATGCGCGAACGGCTAAAGCTTACATTCTCTATCGGAAACAGCACCAGGATCTTAGGGAATTAGCTGCGCTTTTGAGCTCTGCAGACCTTGTGGACCAATATTTGGACATTGAGGACTGGCGTGTCAAAGAAAACTCAAACATGAGCTATTCACTGCAAGGCTTAAACAATTACTTGTCATCCACAATCATAGCAAAATACTGGATAACACGAATCTACCCGCCGAACATTGCAGAAGCACATTTCAACGGAGACATTCACATCCACAACCTAGGCGTCTTGGGACCCTACTGCGTCGGCTGGGACATAAAAGACTTATTACTCTCGGGGTTCGGCGGTGTTCCGGGAAAAATTGAAAGCAAACCTGCAAAACACTTCAGAACTGCACTCGGGCAAATTGTCAACTTCTTCTACACTCTCCAAGGCGAAGCCGCAGGCGCTCAGGCCTTCAGCAACTTTGACACTTACCTAGTTCCCTTCATACGTTACGATGGGCTAAGCCAGAGAGATGTTGAACAAGCGCTTCAAGAATTCTTTTTCAACATGAACGTACCCACACGAGTTGGTTTCCAAACACCCTTCACAAACGTGACTTTAGATTTGAAAATTCCAGATTTCATGAAAGACGAGCAAGTAATCATGGGCGGAAACGTCGCAGATGAAACTTACGGCGACATGCAAAAAGAGATGGACATATTCAACAGTGCTTACGCAGAAATAATGGGTCAAGGAGACGCCAAAAACAGAGTTTTCACCTTTCCAATACCCACTTACAATGTGACAAAAGATTTTGACTGGGACTCGCCAATAACACAGAAAATTTTCGAAGTAACCGCCAAATATGGAGTGCCATACTTTTCCAACTTCATAAACACCGACATGAAACCCGAAGACGTACGCAGCATGTGCTGCCGCCTAAGAATAGACAATAGAGAACTCTATAAGCGAGGCGGAGGACTTTTCGGAGCAAACCCGTTGACAGGCTCTATAGGCGTAGTAACGTTGAACCTTCCAAGAATCGGTTATTTAGCAAAGGATGAAGACGAATTTTTTGAGCGACTAGACGCGCTCATGGAAATCGCCAAAACCAGCTTAGAAATAAAACGCAAAGGTTTGGAAAACTTCACAGAAAACGGTTTATACCCATACTCGAGACGTTACCTGCGTAATGTTAAAGAAACCTATGGAAAATACTGGAAGAACCACTTCTCAACGATAGGTTTGATTGGATTAAACGAAGCTGTTCTGAACCTTCTTGGATGCAACATAGTTTCGCCTGAGGGCTTAGGCTTCGCAGTTAAAGTGCTAAATTTCATGCGGGAACGACTGGTTGAGTACCAAGAGGAAACAGGAAACATTTACAACCTCGAGGCAACACCCGCTGAAGGAACAAGCTATAGGCTTGCACGCCTGGACAAAAAGCGATATCCAGATATAATTGTGGCTAACGAGAAATATCTGGCGAAAGGCGCCGAACCATTTTATACGAACTCTTCGCAGTTGCCAGTGGACTACGAAGGCGACTTGTTCGAAGCATTGGAACATCAAGAACAACTTCAGACGCTCTATACTGGCGGAACAGTCTTTCACATTTACTTAGGCGAAAGACTTTACTCATGGAAAGCTGCGGCTGAACTAATTCGTAAAGTAACTTGGAACTCGCGTCTACCTTACTTCACGTTGACGCCAACATTCAGCATATGCCCAACACACGGCTACATTAACGGCGAACACAAACAATGCCCCACATGCGGCGCAAACTGCGAAGTCTATTCGCGAGTAGTCGGCTACTTACGCCCAGTTGACCAATGGAACGACGGAAAACAAGCAGAATTCGCCATACGCAAGACTTTTGACAAATCAGCCGTCATGCCAGCAATTGCAACAGTGCCAGCGTGA
- the nrdR gene encoding transcriptional regulator NrdR has translation MKCPYCGSENLKTLETRDSPDNTVRRRKECVDCGKRFTSYEYVETIELMVRKKDGRLERFDINKIIRGLQKACEKRPVTMDQIHKLAERVRQDLMLHGKEEVTSQEIGDLVMRYLKGLDRVAYIRFASVYRQFEEPEDFRKVLLEVKK, from the coding sequence ATGAAGTGTCCATATTGCGGGTCTGAAAACCTCAAAACTCTTGAAACAAGAGATTCACCAGACAACACTGTTAGAAGACGCAAAGAATGCGTAGACTGCGGAAAACGCTTCACATCCTACGAGTATGTGGAAACCATAGAACTCATGGTCCGCAAAAAAGACGGCAGACTCGAACGCTTCGACATCAACAAAATTATCCGCGGACTTCAGAAAGCATGCGAAAAAAGACCCGTAACTATGGACCAAATTCACAAGTTAGCGGAACGTGTCCGACAAGACCTCATGCTCCACGGCAAAGAAGAGGTCACCTCGCAAGAAATCGGCGACCTCGTCATGAGATATTTGAAAGGCTTAGACCGTGTAGCATACATTCGTTTCGCGTCTGTTTATAGGCAATTTGAAGAGCCTGAAGACTTTAGAAAAGTGCTCCTTGAGGTGAAAAAGTGA